The genomic stretch CAGACCATGCTCCTGGGGGGCCAGCTGGAACCGATGCGGATCATCTCCAAGGGCAACGTGGCCCTGTGGACATCCGGCGCCATGACCTACCGCATCCGCGATCTGGAGACCTGGGCGATTGAAAACCTCGACCCCCAGAGCCTGCTGCAGGGGGATTTCGACGGCATCGCCAAGGACATCCTCCAGGCCCAGGAGGTCAACCGCTTGATCAGCGACCGCGAGGAGATCAAGGAGCGGATTTTCCAGGCCCTGGCCACCCGTCCGATCAACCAGGGCGGGCCGACCCTGGCCCAGAAGTACGGCATCCAGGTAGTGAGCTTCGTTCTCAAGGAAACCCGCTTCGGCGACAAGCTGGTGGAGGCCACCGAGGAGAAGAAGCGCCGCGAGCTGATCGCCGAGGCCGAAAACTATGCCGCCGACCAGGAGGCCAGCCGGATTCGCAAACTCTACGCCGCCTATCTGGAGAGTATCCAGGCACTGCAGAAAGCCTTGGGGTCCCCGGATGGCAGCAGCGACAACGCCCTGCTGGGGTTTCTGGTCCAGCAGAAATGGGCCTCGGCCTACGAGAAGAACCAGACCGGACAGCATACGGTGGTGATCCAGAACACCGGCGGCGCCCCGAACATCACCCTGCCCGATCTCCAGCAGGCGCCCCCGCAGGCGGCAGCCGCCGCAACCGCTGGGGGAGAGACGAACTGATGGCCAAACGCCTCACCAAGGAAGTCAGCTACGTCAAACTTCCCGAACAGCGGATCCGCGAGATCGAGGACCTCGTGGCCCTGTGGCCCTATGAGACCAAGGCCTTCATGCGCTCACGGCTGCATCAGTACCAGCCGCCGTCGGATTTCATCAACAGCCTTTTGGAAACACTGCTGTCGCTTTTCGTCGCGGCGCCCGAAAAACATTTCAAGATCCTCAAAGACCCCGACATCCTCACCGACTGGCAGCGGCGCTTCGAGATTTCGGGCCAGACCAACCCCCAGGAAGCCTGGAACAAGATCCTCGAAAAGGAAGTCTCGGCCAAGGATTACCGCTACCTGCTGTCCCTGCTGGACCGGGAACTCTCCGACGTCCACGTTCCCTGGGAGTTGGTTTCGCTGTTCGAAAAGATCTACCGCACCCATATCCGCAAGGAATACCTCTCGGACCCGGCCGTGCCCACGGCGCCCCTTTTGCTGATCGTGGGGCCCAGCGGCAGCGGCAAGACCGCCACCACCAGCCAGGCCATCGAGCAGGTGATCTTCCGCAGCGAGGTCCTCCCCGAGGTGGACCTGAAGCAGAAGAAGGAGGCGCTGCTCGCCGGCGAGCACTTCTGGAAGTCCATCGAAGAGATCGACCCCACTCTGGCGCTGGAAATCAGCCGCCGCCGCAAGCTCCGGTTTTACAAAACGCTTTCGCGCATCCCGCTGCTGCGCCGGCTTTTGAAAAAGCGGATCACCCAGAATCTCTCGGATCTGGAGGAGCAGAGCCTACCGGTTGACTTCACCATGGTCACCCCCAACGATTTTCAGACCGCCCTGGCCGGCGAGCCGGGCAACTACTTCAAAAAAGCCCTGGGCGATCCCCGCAAGACCACCATCCGCCACATCGAGGAGGCCCACAGCGCCTTCGGCAAGGCCAACGGCCGGGAATCGGGGGGCGTCGAGCGCCAGCAGCGGACCCTGATCGACACCTCCAACATCGTCATCGACGAGATCATCAGCGGGCGGCGGGACTGCCTGCTGGTGGCCACCACCGACCAGCCCGAACGCATCGACGCCGCGATCTACCGCCGCTTCGTGGAAAAGGGCAAGATCATCGACATCTCGGAATACTGGAAAAACCCCGCCAACCTGCGCGAAATCGTTCGGCTGGAACTGATGCGCAGCAACATCCGCATCGGCAGCGAGCTGGAGCCGGCCTGCCACCGCAGTATCACCTGCATCCCCCCCGAGGGGCTGGAGCGCGCGGTGGAGAACCTCTACAAGATTTTCGACGAGCGCACCCTCAAGGTGATCCCCTCCTATGTGCGTAAGCTGGTCCATTCGGTGATCGAGATCAAAGGCAATTTCTTCCCCGAGTACCTCGAGGAGCCCCTGCTGGTGCGCCGCGCATTCGAGCTGGTGGCCAAAAACTCCTATGGCGACCTGTACAAGAAAGTGGTGGGCCGCATGGACCGCCACGTCAAGTGGGAGGCGTATGTCGGCAACATCAAAAACCTCTTCTCGGAGATGACCAACAACTGCCTCTTCTACGGCGTCAGCGAGGAGAAGGGGGTGGTGCTCAACGGCCCGCCGGGCAGCGGCAAGACCTTTCTGGTGCGTTCCTGGCTGAGTGAAAACAGCGACGTCCACGACATCGCCACCAACCCCGGCGCCCTGCAGGACCCGGTCAACCCCATCGACGGGGCCGTCGAAAACCTCGAAAAAGTCTACGACATCGCCAAAATGATCGCCCCGACGCTGGTTTTTTTTGACGAGGGCGACGCGTTGGCCCCCCGCCGCAGCGCCGCCGGCGGCTCCCCCGCTGACAAGCTCACCAACCGCTTCCTCAACCTGATCGACGGTGAAATCCCCATTCACCGGGTTTTTACGGTGCTCACCACCAACCGCCTGGACATCCTCGACCCGGCCCTGATCCGGTCCAAACGGCTGAAAGTGATCGAGGTTTCAGGCCATCTGACCCGGGAGGACATCCACGAGATCGTTCGCCAGACCCTGGGGTCGGCGCCCTTGGCCCCCGGACTGGACGTGGCCGCCATCGTCGATTCGGCCAAGGGCATCTGCAATACCCCGGCGGATTACGCCGCCTTCGTGGAA from Desulfobacteraceae bacterium encodes the following:
- a CDS encoding SPFH domain-containing protein gives rise to the protein MADAPPRKIVQRAFVKTVLRRILALATIAGLIYGLAALIYATRTIYKVKMNKAVVLERLGGQRQAITDVGWHVRLPFFTRIEQEVSLMNQTMLLGGQLEPMRIISKGNVALWTSGAMTYRIRDLETWAIENLDPQSLLQGDFDGIAKDILQAQEVNRLISDREEIKERIFQALATRPINQGGPTLAQKYGIQVVSFVLKETRFGDKLVEATEEKKRRELIAEAENYAADQEASRIRKLYAAYLESIQALQKALGSPDGSSDNALLGFLVQQKWASAYEKNQTGQHTVVIQNTGGAPNITLPDLQQAPPQAAAAATAGGETN
- a CDS encoding AAA family ATPase; amino-acid sequence: MAKRLTKEVSYVKLPEQRIREIEDLVALWPYETKAFMRSRLHQYQPPSDFINSLLETLLSLFVAAPEKHFKILKDPDILTDWQRRFEISGQTNPQEAWNKILEKEVSAKDYRYLLSLLDRELSDVHVPWELVSLFEKIYRTHIRKEYLSDPAVPTAPLLLIVGPSGSGKTATTSQAIEQVIFRSEVLPEVDLKQKKEALLAGEHFWKSIEEIDPTLALEISRRRKLRFYKTLSRIPLLRRLLKKRITQNLSDLEEQSLPVDFTMVTPNDFQTALAGEPGNYFKKALGDPRKTTIRHIEEAHSAFGKANGRESGGVERQQRTLIDTSNIVIDEIISGRRDCLLVATTDQPERIDAAIYRRFVEKGKIIDISEYWKNPANLREIVRLELMRSNIRIGSELEPACHRSITCIPPEGLERAVENLYKIFDERTLKVIPSYVRKLVHSVIEIKGNFFPEYLEEPLLVRRAFELVAKNSYGDLYKKVVGRMDRHVKWEAYVGNIKNLFSEMTNNCLFYGVSEEKGVVLNGPPGSGKTFLVRSWLSENSDVHDIATNPGALQDPVNPIDGAVENLEKVYDIAKMIAPTLVFFDEGDALAPRRSAAGGSPADKLTNRFLNLIDGEIPIHRVFTVLTTNRLDILDPALIRSKRLKVIEVSGHLTREDIHEIVRQTLGSAPLAPGLDVAAIVDSAKGICNTPADYAAFVEKARSLRSTEFEVLQRMRLLTEASKENKENFTKFNFKTLLGILEAVDAPQELRAKVQGDPLKFLRHYPAILNLLAPIQAAERYPLMPSHLHSARLEISQSPVRKGKVQLDEFLEAELSQEPQIGFIVGVGANDVSGMLLPIATSLTYSIDPEKVL